In Spirochaeta thermophila DSM 6578, the following proteins share a genomic window:
- the smpB gene encoding SsrA-binding protein SmpB, with product MAKQNDIKVIGENKRARFDYLIEDTLECGIELKGSEVKSVKEGRVSFGDAYVRVKNDELWLMGLHITPYSHATIENHDPLRPRKLLAHAEEIHQLRRKTEERGYTLVPLRFYVKRGLVKVLVGIAKGKKKHEKREAIKERDIKREMDRELRRY from the coding sequence ATGGCTAAACAGAACGACATCAAGGTGATCGGCGAGAACAAACGCGCCCGCTTCGACTATCTCATAGAGGACACCCTCGAGTGCGGGATCGAGCTCAAGGGATCCGAGGTCAAGTCCGTCAAGGAAGGGCGGGTGTCGTTCGGCGATGCCTACGTGCGGGTGAAGAACGACGAGCTGTGGCTCATGGGACTTCACATCACCCCCTACAGCCACGCCACCATAGAGAACCACGATCCTCTCAGACCCAGGAAACTCCTCGCCCATGCAGAGGAGATCCACCAGCTCCGGCGGAAGACCGAGGAACGCGGCTATACCCTGGTGCCGCTCAGATTCTACGTGAAGAGGGGCCTGGTCAAGGTGCTCGTGGGTATCGCGAAGGGAAAGAAGAAGCACGAGAAGCGAGAGGCCATCAAGGAACGGGACATCAAACGAGAGATGGACCGGGAGCTCCGGCGATACTAG
- a CDS encoding tetratricopeptide repeat protein, translated as MSSHQEWDFSEIDALLQQGRYEEAIPLLQNILYEEPDHAGALHRLGVAFTESGRQGEAIKTLSFALKKEEKDPDIWEAYGCACYRRGKLEEAKEAFEKAVELFPYHASALRNLGVTLHVMKDFKASYRCLEKSREINPEDYLTLFALSNVCIHLKDFDQAREVLYQLLQLDIPEEIRKQAEITLLNVELYSKHP; from the coding sequence ATGAGCAGTCATCAGGAATGGGATTTCTCCGAGATCGATGCCCTCCTCCAGCAGGGGCGTTATGAAGAGGCGATCCCCCTCCTTCAGAACATTCTCTATGAAGAACCCGATCACGCCGGGGCCCTCCACAGGCTTGGAGTGGCCTTCACCGAGTCAGGCAGGCAGGGGGAGGCCATCAAGACCCTGTCCTTCGCCCTCAAGAAGGAAGAGAAAGATCCCGACATCTGGGAGGCGTACGGATGCGCCTGTTATCGGAGAGGCAAGCTCGAAGAGGCCAAGGAGGCCTTCGAAAAGGCGGTGGAACTCTTCCCCTATCACGCTTCGGCCCTAAGGAACCTCGGCGTCACTCTTCACGTGATGAAGGATTTCAAGGCGAGTTACCGGTGTCTCGAGAAATCCCGCGAAATCAACCCTGAGGACTACCTCACGCTCTTCGCCCTCAGCAACGTGTGTATCCATCTCAAGGACTTCGATCAGGCGCGGGAAGTCCTCTATCAGCTTCTCCAGCTCGACATCCCTGAGGAAATCCGAAAACAGGCCGAGATCACCCTGCTCAACGTCGAGCTCTACAGCAAGCATCCGTAG
- a CDS encoding thioredoxin family protein has protein sequence MKIQILGMGCPKCQLLTERAEQAARELGLSYELVKVTDPQEIMSFGVMMTPALAVNGKVKVVGKVPGVEELKKTLQTV, from the coding sequence ATGAAGATTCAGATTCTCGGCATGGGGTGTCCCAAATGCCAACTGCTCACTGAACGGGCCGAACAGGCGGCCCGGGAGCTGGGGCTCTCGTATGAACTGGTGAAGGTGACCGATCCGCAGGAGATCATGTCGTTCGGGGTGATGATGACCCCCGCTCTTGCAGTGAACGGAAAGGTGAAGGTGGTAGGGAAGGTCCCCGGAGTGGAGGAGCTTAAGAAAACACTTCAAACTGTATGA
- a CDS encoding permease, which yields MNWKEEWKYLVGIVALFLFFYYLPVGHERFDNAVFEALSLAKWYAQEHVILCLIPAFFIAGAISVFVSQTSVMRYLGPSAPKVLAYGVASVSGTILAVCSCTVLPLFMGIYRMGAGLGPAVTFLYSGPAINVLAIILTARVLGMPTGVARALGAVLFSIVIGLLMHLFFRHDEDEKSRMEAAFAYEGGEGRPLWQEILFFAALVGILVSANWAAPSGDGGIWAVIYQAKWLLTSAFALGLGLMLVVWFGLAWWKVGLVALVTGILAVAFPHHPEAAFAVGSVGLGLITATDKGQAGEWFSATWGFAKQILPLLLGGVLVAGFLFGRPGHAGIIPAEWVYQAVGGNSIWSNFFAAVSGAFMYFATLTEVPILQGLLGNGMGNGPALALLLAGPALSLPNMLVIRSVLGTKKTVVFVSLVVVMATITGMLFGALV from the coding sequence ATGAACTGGAAAGAGGAATGGAAATACCTTGTGGGAATCGTCGCCCTGTTTCTCTTCTTCTACTATCTTCCGGTAGGGCATGAGCGATTCGACAATGCGGTCTTCGAGGCGCTTTCGCTCGCAAAGTGGTATGCTCAGGAACACGTGATCCTTTGTCTCATCCCCGCCTTTTTCATCGCCGGCGCCATCTCGGTGTTCGTGAGCCAGACCTCGGTGATGCGGTATCTCGGGCCGTCGGCCCCCAAGGTGCTCGCCTATGGCGTGGCCTCGGTGTCGGGAACCATCCTTGCAGTCTGTTCCTGTACCGTGCTTCCCCTGTTCATGGGGATCTATCGCATGGGAGCAGGCCTCGGTCCGGCTGTGACGTTTCTCTACTCGGGACCTGCCATCAACGTGCTCGCCATCATCCTCACGGCGAGGGTGCTGGGGATGCCCACCGGCGTCGCCCGGGCCCTGGGAGCCGTGCTCTTCAGCATTGTGATAGGCCTCCTCATGCACCTCTTCTTCAGACACGACGAGGATGAGAAGTCGCGGATGGAGGCGGCCTTTGCGTACGAGGGAGGCGAGGGGCGCCCCCTCTGGCAGGAGATCCTCTTCTTCGCTGCGCTGGTCGGCATCTTGGTGAGTGCAAACTGGGCCGCTCCCTCAGGCGATGGGGGGATATGGGCCGTAATCTATCAGGCGAAGTGGCTCCTCACGTCGGCCTTCGCCCTGGGCCTCGGCCTGATGCTGGTGGTGTGGTTCGGACTCGCCTGGTGGAAGGTGGGACTGGTGGCACTTGTGACCGGTATCCTTGCGGTTGCCTTCCCGCACCATCCGGAGGCGGCCTTCGCTGTGGGTTCGGTCGGTCTTGGTCTCATCACCGCTACCGACAAGGGGCAGGCTGGTGAGTGGTTTTCGGCCACATGGGGATTCGCCAAGCAGATACTCCCCCTCTTACTGGGCGGGGTGCTCGTTGCAGGATTCCTTTTCGGACGACCGGGACACGCGGGAATCATCCCTGCTGAATGGGTGTATCAGGCGGTTGGAGGCAACTCGATCTGGTCGAACTTCTTCGCAGCAGTCTCCGGGGCCTTCATGTACTTCGCCACGCTCACCGAAGTGCCCATCCTGCAAGGACTCCTTGGCAACGGCATGGGGAACGGCCCTGCTCTGGCCCTCCTCCTCGCAGGGCCTGCGTTGAGTCTTCCCAACATGCTCGTGATTCGGAGCGTGCTGGGAACAAAGAAGACCGTGGTGTTCGTGTCGCTCGTGGTGGTGATGGCCACCATAACCGGGATGCTCTTTGGAGCCCTGGTATAA
- a CDS encoding NifB/NifX family molybdenum-iron cluster-binding protein, translating to MKIAVTARGAGLGAWLDPVFEEARQLLVVDESDRFTAWNTPPDSHDPEGEDRIRWLVDEGANVLVTGRCSEKTYRRLREAGIRVLRGDEGAVLQVVEAARRGELAPLDPGEEIR from the coding sequence TTGAAAATAGCGGTCACGGCAAGGGGTGCGGGATTGGGAGCATGGCTCGACCCTGTGTTTGAAGAGGCTCGCCAGCTCCTCGTGGTGGATGAATCCGATCGATTTACTGCATGGAACACACCTCCCGATAGCCACGATCCTGAAGGTGAGGACCGGATCCGTTGGCTCGTTGATGAGGGAGCCAACGTCCTGGTTACAGGACGCTGTTCGGAGAAAACCTATCGCAGACTCCGCGAAGCAGGTATACGTGTTCTTCGAGGAGACGAGGGAGCGGTCCTCCAGGTCGTGGAGGCTGCCCGAAGAGGTGAGCTTGCCCCTCTTGATCCTGGAGAAGAGATCCGATAG
- a CDS encoding heterodisulfide reductase subunit A-like protein codes for MNIFEVGNAIRREKLVDYIAIHPQLCATDGDGFLTALLEGNSTDELYVGACDPVMQQKMFRDAFEASGFDKAHFHGVEIRNMDTNQAVEAIKKAISG; via the coding sequence ATGAACATCTTCGAGGTGGGGAATGCGATCAGGAGAGAGAAACTTGTGGACTACATTGCAATTCATCCTCAGCTTTGTGCCACAGATGGAGATGGATTCCTTACCGCTCTTCTGGAGGGTAATTCAACAGATGAACTCTACGTGGGGGCATGTGATCCTGTGATGCAACAGAAGATGTTCCGTGATGCCTTTGAGGCTTCCGGATTCGACAAAGCACATTTTCATGGTGTGGAAATTCGGAACATGGATACGAACCAAGCGGTGGAAGCCATCAAAAAGGCAATAAGCGGGTAG
- a CDS encoding 4Fe-4S dicluster domain-containing protein, protein MAAQWYPIIDPDRCTNCNTCVDFCPHDVFQEGPDHPLVAHPENCVEFCRGCQKACPNEAITYFGDTNQ, encoded by the coding sequence ATGGCGGCACAGTGGTATCCCATCATTGATCCCGATCGTTGTACTAATTGCAACACATGTGTGGATTTCTGTCCCCACGACGTCTTCCAGGAGGGGCCAGACCATCCTCTCGTGGCCCATCCTGAGAACTGCGTCGAGTTCTGCCGGGGATGTCAGAAAGCATGCCCCAATGAGGCGATCACCTATTTCGGTGATACAAACCAATAA
- a CDS encoding C4-dicarboxylate transporter/malic acid transporter, with the protein MRRIVEQFNPAWGAAVMGTGVLSILLAGLGGGFAVGALVLFLLNTLILLYALTCWLLMWFVTPQKIRKLIDDAGMLVFLPTVPVGVVVWVNNLMVLHGRFFPFIPQSVPAALWAGASALILFLAVHFFDRIFISSHIDITHSTFGWLIPPVALLIIPLGVPSFLPLFSPATGKAVLVGAFGVWGAGFFSYLFVNAAVTHRYFFHEMPPSQMTPSVWVGLGPVGAGAAGLLSLSKLAESYETFEALAVFGKAFAVLLWGFGVVWYIVSLVLTFRKAFFERIPYTMGWWAFTFPLGAYTLATRMLFLLTQIELLRAFSLLLLVNLVVFWIITAYRTTKFVLGGQSRAQK; encoded by the coding sequence ATGCGACGCATTGTGGAACAGTTCAATCCGGCGTGGGGTGCGGCGGTCATGGGAACAGGGGTATTGAGTATCCTCCTTGCTGGACTGGGAGGAGGGTTTGCGGTGGGAGCCCTCGTTCTCTTTCTGCTGAATACCCTGATCCTTCTCTATGCCCTCACGTGTTGGTTGCTCATGTGGTTTGTCACCCCGCAGAAAATCAGAAAACTCATCGACGATGCTGGCATGCTCGTCTTCCTTCCCACCGTCCCGGTGGGAGTGGTAGTATGGGTGAACAACCTCATGGTCCTCCATGGTCGGTTCTTTCCCTTCATCCCTCAGAGCGTGCCTGCGGCTCTCTGGGCGGGTGCGAGCGCGCTCATTCTCTTCCTTGCCGTCCACTTCTTCGATCGAATCTTTATAAGCAGCCACATCGACATCACCCACTCTACTTTCGGCTGGCTCATTCCTCCTGTAGCACTTCTCATCATCCCTCTCGGTGTTCCCTCTTTTCTTCCCCTCTTTTCTCCGGCCACGGGGAAAGCCGTTCTCGTGGGTGCCTTTGGCGTGTGGGGAGCCGGGTTTTTCTCCTACCTCTTTGTGAACGCAGCGGTGACTCACCGGTACTTCTTCCACGAGATGCCGCCCTCTCAGATGACTCCCTCCGTGTGGGTGGGACTCGGACCGGTAGGCGCAGGTGCGGCAGGTCTTCTCTCGCTCTCAAAGCTGGCGGAGTCGTATGAGACCTTTGAGGCCCTCGCCGTCTTCGGCAAAGCCTTTGCCGTGCTCCTGTGGGGCTTCGGGGTGGTGTGGTACATCGTCTCGCTGGTGCTCACCTTCAGAAAGGCCTTTTTCGAGCGAATTCCCTACACCATGGGGTGGTGGGCATTCACGTTTCCCCTTGGTGCCTACACCCTCGCCACAAGGATGCTCTTTCTCCTCACTCAGATCGAACTGCTCAGGGCGTTCTCCCTCCTCCTGCTCGTCAACCTCGTGGTGTTCTGGATCATCACTGCGTATCGTACCACTAAGTTCGTACTCGGCGGGCAGTCCAGAGCGCAAAAGTAG
- a CDS encoding arsenic resistance protein yields MLNSLARHLREHLFWYSLVSIGLGWIGGLLFPDLPRTHADVFKTMANILVFLMIYPMMINLRVEKLLDVAKDPKPVLLSLFYNFLLTPGLSYLLARLFFQGSPDVALGFWLVMLIPGSSMSLGYTGLTGGNLEVGAIALGLNFVIVPVILPFLMHLLGKTYEVHVPLGTLIWTVVLVLLLPMILGDLTRRLIIRKGGQKGYESLKPLFSSVTMLGMFLIVALIFFTKAELLTEKWTILIPLLVVTFLYLLVMFPLITWINRYVGLSYEEHMGIVFLSTGKNNGTAIAIALMGFSPLTAIPAATLPLFQIVFSIAYVLLAPKIRSFFERR; encoded by the coding sequence CCTTGTATCCATCGGCCTGGGCTGGATAGGAGGGCTCCTGTTTCCAGATCTTCCCCGCACACACGCGGATGTCTTCAAGACAATGGCGAACATTCTCGTGTTCCTCATGATCTATCCGATGATGATAAATCTGAGGGTGGAAAAACTCCTCGACGTGGCAAAGGATCCCAAACCTGTGCTCCTCAGCCTCTTCTACAACTTTCTCCTCACCCCCGGCCTCTCCTACCTGCTCGCCAGACTCTTTTTTCAGGGATCCCCGGATGTTGCGCTTGGGTTCTGGCTCGTCATGCTGATACCCGGCTCCTCAATGAGCCTTGGGTATACCGGCCTCACCGGGGGGAACCTCGAAGTCGGTGCCATCGCCCTGGGACTCAATTTCGTGATCGTCCCTGTCATCCTTCCGTTTCTCATGCACCTTCTCGGTAAGACGTACGAGGTCCATGTGCCTCTCGGGACACTCATATGGACGGTGGTGCTCGTGCTGCTTCTTCCCATGATCCTCGGGGACCTCACACGAAGACTCATCATACGAAAAGGGGGTCAGAAGGGATACGAGTCCCTCAAACCGCTTTTTTCCTCGGTGACAATGCTCGGCATGTTCCTGATCGTGGCCCTCATATTCTTCACAAAGGCGGAGCTTCTCACAGAAAAGTGGACCATCCTCATCCCGCTCCTTGTGGTGACGTTTCTGTATCTCCTCGTGATGTTTCCCCTCATCACATGGATCAACCGATATGTGGGCTTGAGCTATGAAGAGCATATGGGAATCGTGTTTCTGAGCACAGGAAAGAACAACGGGACGGCGATCGCCATCGCCCTCATGGGGTTCAGTCCGCTCACCGCGATCCCCGCGGCCACACTCCCCCTCTTTCAGATCGTCTTCTCGATCGCCTACGTGCTTCTCGCCCCAAAGATAAGGTCCTTTTTCGAACGGAGATGA